The segment tagcgttgctctggttggctatgagtgcagagggaatttgaaagataaCCGTTTATTCCGCCCCTCGAATTGAGCGCTGCCAATGGTGaattcccagacccaacatcttgatgtgggtctggcttatCAGGCTACCAGCAAACAGCTCATCTGCAAAAAAGAACATAATCTGAATGCTTTCACTGTTTTCTATTGGTCTAAATGTTGTTTCAGAAGCAAAATCCACCCACAGCATAAAACTCTGACATATAAGCTGAGCTAATATGAGTGAAATACAATATAGTATCAGTGTCACTGATATTGGTTAAACTTCATTTAGTAGAAAGTAAGACTGTTGTTGTCTTATATTAGAGACTACCCTCTGGCTTGGCCACAGGTTTCAAGAGGATATAGTCTGGTGACAGATGGAGCTTTAACCTCCCCTCAGGTCAAAAAGAGCAACGCTGCAGCTCAGCAGCTCTTATGTGCCTTTTAATCTCTTCCTCTTATTCTGACATACTCCCTTTAGTACGACTCTTGGATCAATGCAGCGATCCTCTTAACCTTAGTTACTAGGTGTGACATGCACAAAATGACCCGATTACATTCTCAATACCTGGTTGGACATTATCAAGCCCATCCATGTTCAGATCTATAGTCCTGGTTGTTTGGagcctcttgttttttttatggttttatgaTGTaacaatgcattcattctctAGTAAAGCTGCCATAGAAGACGTGCAGGCCAAAAACCTAATCTGCATCTTAGATGTGGACATCCAGGGTGTGAAGAGGATTAAAGAAACTGATCTGAACCCCATCTACATCTCCATCCAGCCTCCCTCCATGGAGGTCCTGGTAAATGTCCAATGTAGTATATTGCATTAATGTGattgcaatattttttatttatttaattaacatACTCTTTTGTTGCTTGTGCAAAGTAGGCTGTCAAAGAGTGTCAAATATGCTCATAccggcatttaaaaaaaatattttgttgcaTACTTTGATTGCTATAataaatgtatatacatttccTTTGAAAAACTCTAGTGAGACACAAATTGgtctgagaaaaataaaaatataaaataaatacaactttGGAAAATGTGTGAACTTCAGACATGACAGCTGTTTTGGAGCAGCTCTCAGTTGAAAGATAATGTCTTGTTTCATCGTTTTTCTCAGGAAAAACGtctgagggacagacagacagaaacagaggagAGTTTACAAAAACGCCTGGAGGCAGCGCGCATCGATATGGAGCTCAGTAAGTTTCTCAGCAGTTCACTTCGGGCATGTTGCTGAACAAAAAGACAACCATTGCAGCTGACCCAATTCTCTTCTGTAGGTAACGAGCCCGGAGTGTTTGATGTTGTTATCATCAATGATGACTTAGAGAGGGCTTACGAAGAGCTGAAAGATATCCTCAGTGACGTGAGTAAAATTATAAAATACCCTTTTGCTTACTTATGTGACAACTACTTTGCGACTATTGTCTGTCAGCTGTTGCTTAGACCATTTTATATTCATAACGCTCTGGATAAGAGCATCAATTAAATGCACAAAAAGTGAAAAGTATCATCATCTCTCTTTGAGCAGGATATCCAAAAAGTTCAGGAGGCCAAATCATAGGAAGGAAACAGTCTTTCTGCTGCTGGATAGAAGAACCAACACTTGAGACGCTGGCCTGAATAACTCCATCTTCACTGACTGCAAACGCATCTGAAAGAAACTTTCTTCTTGagaaaagtttgtttttctttcacccTCTATGTTATATGGTCGGAGGTTTTCTCACTTATGCTAAGATGGAAAAGAGGGACTCTGAATtgaaagatgtttttttcttgaCTAGGAGAATGGGGGTTTGTGTTAGATTTAGAAAAAGCAATGGGTTGATTTCTAGCAGTGAACATCCTAGCCCATACATCTCTGCCAGCTTGCTCAGACAACTGCCACATTCAGTGCTACATTTGGTCTATATAAGCCAAAGTGTGGAGTACACATCAGTACCACCAGTCAGCTACTCACAGCAAACTACTTACAccttcatttatttgttttgttgaattctaatacagtataaataaattcACTCATAGTTAAGTATATGGCAATTATAACTAATATTATGTTAGCGGTATTTAAATAGTTACTCACATGCTGCATATTATTTAATTGTTATGAAGGAAGTCCATGCGTCTGAGATAAAATCACTGCATGTATTACATCTAAaacatttgcatgtgtgtttgtgtaccaaTGAGTCTGAATAAAGAATGTGAGGACAATGACTTGACCACTTTTGTGCTTTTTAATTAATCTTTAATTTATCAACTCATTCGGTTGGGTGACTAACCCAATATTTAACTATTATGAAGCattcaaaaatgtaattgattTTCCATTTGTACATTATAACTTTAAGGCAAAATGTGTACATTTACAAGAAAACTGTTTGCACTTTAAGGCCAAACTCTGCCTGACACTGAGGAGTAAAACAACAGTTTCTTGTGTCACAAAATCTAAATTTTACAACTCATGCACTCTTAGACTAAACCTCATCCCTGATATGTTTCCATATAAACCAAAGCACAAACAATGCAGCACATTAACATATACAAGCTAATGGATAAATACACTTTGAAAATTCATTAAGACGcattacaattttaaaatcagaGGATACTATAATGATTTTTATAATCTGGCCTGGCTCCAGCTAATTAGAAATGAGCCACACAGGAAACTATCAGCTGAAATGACATGTGTTGGTTATAGTTTCTAGGAAAAGCCgctagtaaaaaaaaacacacaccacagtGTTGCCTTACTGGAAGAAGGGACCCTGAAGCTTGATGCGGACCTGGTCTCGTTTCTCCTCCTTCTGCTTGAGGTAATCTTTAAGCTTGTCTGTGGAGAAACACACTTTGGAGTGTCGGCCTTTGTGTGGGGCACGATGGGCACGCAGCCACGGGTTCTGGAGACACTCGGCTGAAGTGGGTCTCCCCCTGCAAAGTTGTAATCATATTAGGatatacacatttatattcCTATTTTactaatatgactttttacacAAATAATATCTTTAATGCAAACTACATTTTAAGAGACACACTTACCAGGATTTGTTATTCATGCTGCTCTTCATGAAGTTTAAGGCTCCCTCTGACAGACCAGGGTAACAGCGCCCAAACTGGATCTTCCCTTTCTTGATGTTTCTGTCTTGCTCCCAGCTGTGCTCTGCATGGAACGGGCTGTCGGCACTCAACCTAGTGAAgaaacgagaaaaaaaaaacacatatgtCATACAAAAATAGAACAGTATTCAGTATATTAATAAAGTAGTTTATAATTCAGCATCACCGAACTACAAAAGATTCATTCATTGTTAAATTTCATAATCCATAATGAAAAAGAAGATTAtccaaagaaagaaaatgtggatGATTCAATCTTTAGAAGTGTTAATTTGCCATCCAATGATGCCTGCTATCCTTTAAACAAATGTCAGAATAATATTGTAATAACTATTTTCCAAAAGTGGGAGCCACATTTATCaaattacaaatatatatatatatatatatatatatatatatatatatatatatatatatatatactttaaaataaaaaaataaaatatatatatatatatatatatatatatatatatatatattattttttattttaaagtagtaAGAATATGGTTGACTACTGTACTTTCTTTTATATATCTCTATACTTACATGATGAAGGACAGGACTCCAATAGCCCAAACGTCAGTTTCAGGCCCGACACCGTGACCTTCCAGGATTTCCGGAGCTTTAGGAAGGACAATATAAACTgacaaaacagacagaaacaggatATTGTTCATAAAGAGTTGTGCTGTTACAGGCAATGCCACAATTTACATGCTTAATTTCCTGAATTAGTAAAAGGACTCAAACCAGAAAGAAATGgataaaaacagataagaaAATGGACTTGGATTTGTTAGGCTATAGATCAGCTGAGGTGGATGAAGTTAGGCGTAATTATTTCCATCCATCAATCCGTCCTCCCTTAAAGAATGTGTACCTTTGCTGCGGCAGTCTGTTGGAGGCCATGACAGTCAAAGCTTTAGTACATTAGAAGAACCTACAACAATGCAAGCTTCTAAATCATATACAATTTAGTTGAAATTAAACCAGAAATACATCAGTACCTTTGCTCTCTGACAGGCCCTGGATGTGCTCGATGTTGAGAGGCTGACCGGGTGTGAAGGACTGAGCCGAGCCCAAGTCAACTATTTTCAGGTGGTTGCAATCATCCACCAGCATGTTGTCAGACTTCAGGTCCAGGTGGATGACTCGACGGCTGTGAAGGTAGTCAACTGCACTCAGAATTTGAACCAGCAGCTCGGCGACGTGAGTCTCTGCGTACAGATCTCTGAGAGGGCACAAGCAAAGACAGACAGGTTTGTTAATCTTAACTACAGTATGTGAGGGACAAATGGCTACAGGTTGCACAAAAATAAcgggttttattattattatactttattagtcccatcactgggaaatttgtcttggacaccgTGCATAGTCTAGTCATGCAAAGCAACACGATCAaagtacataaaaacacataatcAAATacgtaaaaacacaataataataaatcattcacaCAATAAAGCATCCATTAAAAATACATAGGTCTGAAACAGAATATAgataataatcatttaaaataGATATTACATTGATCACTTACAGTAAGTGTCCATTTGGCACATATCGGTCATCTACAAACAGTGTTCAGTTAACCTTGATTTGTGTATctcaatttaaattaaaacgTACGTCTAAATTACATCAAAATAGTCCATTAGATTACATTAAATCATTCTCTTTAACACCAGCGTGGCAGTAAGTCTGAGAAAGCCAAATTTGGCCTGTTGGCCCTAATTAAAGCAGTATTTCTCATAGGACATCTGGtgcttattttagtttttagagcttcttattttataattatatagTGATCAGTTCTGCCTGGTTTATCTCTCCTACAGGCCCCTTAGGACAAAATATAGAGTTGAAAAAGAGAACCAATATCGAGGCTTTCCACTGTAATGAACTACTTGATATTGTTGCTTAGTTTATCAATCCAAACACAAACGATTTGGTCGCTGGCTTATGTTTCTCAAGGCTTCTTTTACCTCGTTGCCAGACTGTAGAGCAGCTCCCTGCCGGGACAGAGCTCCTCCACTAACACCAGGTAGCAGGAGGTGAAATAGGCGGTGTGCAGCTGCACCAGGTGAGGGTGATGAAGCCTCTTCAGCAGCTGGTATTCCCTCAGCACCAATTGTCTCTGCTCTGCCTGGTAAGGGGTGATCTTGGCAACAAACACTTGGCTGGTGTCAGCATCCCTGCACAGGGTAACTATGCTGAAACGACCcctgagagaaaacaaaacaaaagaggtACTCTATCACATATTAGTAACTAAGAGAAAGTGGTAGAAACAAGATGATACTATCCTTTTACTAATATATCTGAAGACTCTAATCCTCAATCTCTTTAAATAttgtttctattatttattttttcaaaataggggaaaaacataaaaatactgaaaaattAGCACAAAACATCAGGTTAAATTCAGAAATATCAGAAACCGTGACAGACTTGAGAAACCTGAAATGTCACAcctacatttcaaaataaaagcccaaaagaaaaacattatcATGTGCAAAAGAATAAAGTAAACATGacagtaaataaaaatacatttacataaaaGATAAGTTACAGATCGTTTTGCTCAAAAATGGCAGCTTCTACTTAAAAATCCCACCTGTTGATCTCAGAGAGGAAATTGTAGtttttgtgtgttgtctgttgttctgacccagtgacctttgaccccagtGACTCAGTCTGGATTAGAGGAATGTGAATCTCTGGACAACAGAGTAAATACAGGTAAAAATACTGTAACCTTTCGTGTAGTAGCTGTTTGAACATTTCACAGTTGATGTGTATATCACTGCTGTAAATCTGTATGGGAAGACACCAAACCAATGAGGCCATTCCTGTCACATGAATTAGATCACACAAAGTTCAACAGAAAATATGTAACATTATGTTTGAGTATTTGTCTTGCCTTCAGGATGAGTAGGCATAACAACAGGTGCTGAAGCATCACTGAAAGGTCCTGCTCCTGTCTTGGTGATGCAGCCTATTCGGAACACATAAGAGGCTCCTCTGGGTAAGTCCTTCACCACATAGCAGCTTTCAGTCACATCCTCCGACAAGACCGTCCACTCCCCACCTGAGAAGGCACATGGCACGTGAGTTTTACTCTGAAATCCACACCTACTGCACATTTTAATCCTGCAGTAGATCCATGCAACTGTGATATTAGtgatattttaaatgactgttgAGGTCAGTTTGGAAGTAAAAGAAGTATATACGGCATGGACTTACTGGAAAGTAGCCAGTATCAATTGGCAAAACTTTTTATAtcttcaaatataaaaaacaacaactttattGTCTTTAAATATATTGTGTCAGGATAGGAATAATAGTCAtcactgtgtgttgtgttccaAACCCAAACAGTCACACTATTGGACTTTAACTGGCAGTCAGCTccataaacttaaaaaaatctaaaactatGACTAAGAAATATGTAGTGCATCATTCCAAACACTGTGTACTGCTTATGTCTGATGAGATATATTTTGGTATTTCTAAGTGCAGAAAGACAATCTACACCAAATTCAGCATTGACTGATGCTTGTCCAAAAATATTAATATGCTCCGATTTTAAATAATGCAAGGAATTTAACTTCCATCATGAAACATTTTGTAGGCAAAcagattacattttatatttcagTTATAAGAACTATTATATCTGTCTAACATAAACAACTAATTTGGTTTCCTTTTAACACAAACAACCAATTCAATATCTGTGCTGCTGTATTGACTCTGTGAAACCACCTTCTGTACAGTACTGCACACAGAAGTTGACAGGGTTACTGGACTGGACTGGTTTCCAAACCAGCAGGACTCCACCTCCATCTAACTGGAGCACTTCAGGCTTGTTGGGACGGGCCAGCAGATCTGGAAAATATGGAGAAGAACAAACACAGCCAGGCTTGTAGCAAAATGATGATAGCAGGTTTTCAGGACATTTCGGACTGGAAATACATAATCCACAGAATGTAGCTCATTCACTACCTTTGGTCTTATTGAATGCAGGTATTTTAAAAGAAGGTAATAGTTTGGAGGTCCTCTTTTTTGGACTCTCAAGACCAGTTTTATGCTGCCTTTCAGGTGCGATGGGAGCTGATCCTTTTACTATCGGCCCTGTTATAAAAGacaaacaccaaaaaaaaaaaaaaagaaaatgagtgTAGTTGTACAATACAACATAACAGAGACTAGTGACAGCTCaggtaaattaaaataaattatctCTAATGTATCTTTAGCATTTTCCTTAGTATGGATGCTGCTTAACATAATTTTCTGTTAATTGATCAAATAAAATTAGCATTATTTGTAATAGCTTACCTCCTTTATTCACATCCTCCTTACTAGAAGACCTGGAAAACAGCTTGGTCAGGCTGGAGGCTGAAGCTCTCATTTTCTTCCTCAGCGACATGGTGGGAGTATCTGGCTTCATGATCTCTCCTAGTGTGGGTCCTAACTCTGTGTTGTCCAGCTGGGAGTATGAGTGGCTGGTCCAGGACTGCCTGCGGAAGATCTTCAGCAGTCCCAGCTTGGGGGACTTTCCTGTAGGTGGCTGGGCTTCGAGGGCCGGAGCAGATGCATGCCTTTGGAGGCCACAGCCCTCCTTTCTGTCCTTGGCTCTGGGAGGCCTCTCTGGGGCCTGCAGAGAAGAGAGGCTGGGACTGGGGCTCACTGTTAGTGGGGTCCCTGGCTGACCCCTGCTGTTTGTGGATATGTTGGGGTTGGAGCGGGTGCGGTTACGTTACGTGGCGGTGCCTGGGGAAATAAGCTTCTCGGTTTAACCTCTTGGAATGAGCGTGGGGATGGTGAAATCAGAGGCTCCCTTTGATCATCATACACTTCACTCTCTCCTGATCTGTGCCTCGCTCTGAGATGACCATGACTCAAGCTCCTCATAGGAGCCGAGTCTGCTTGAAGACTCAGAGCCACCGTGCTCTAAAATAGACGACTCAGCAAGAGACCCCTGGGAGCCAGCGAAGGTGTCGCCCGCTGCCTGCTCCTGATCCAGCCTGGGGCTCATTCTGTCTCCAGCAAGGACACTTGAGGGAACAGATGATCCACCTGGAACGCCAGTCCCTT is part of the Perca flavescens isolate YP-PL-M2 chromosome 9, PFLA_1.0, whole genome shotgun sequence genome and harbors:
- the guk1b gene encoding guanylate kinase 1b produces the protein MSGPRPVVLSGPSGAGKSTLMKRLMKDHEDVFGFSVSHTTRNPRPGEEDGKDYHFTTKDAMEEGIDNGEFIENAEFSGNLYGTSKAAIEDVQAKNLICILDVDIQGVKRIKETDLNPIYISIQPPSMEVLEKRLRDRQTETEESLQKRLEAARIDMELSNEPGVFDVVIINDDLERAYEELKDILSDDIQKVQEAKS